The genomic region GCTTGCCGCGCTGTATTTCATCATCCGATACTGGCTGGCCGACTGAATCCGAAAATTTTACTGGCGGGTATCCGCTCTGGCCTTCTTCACTTCCTCCAGATACTTGATATCGTGCTTGTAGATGAAAAGATTGGGCCGGCCTTCCCGTGTCAGACGGATGAAATTCCGGTCGATGTACTCAATCCACCCCTCCACCGTTTCACCGTTCATGAGTTTCACCACCACGAGCGCCTTGGTTTGAACTAATTCGGAAAGGTACTGATATTCCGCGTTGGTCAGGTCGGGGGCATGCTGGCCTCGCACCGGGCTGGAGGTCGCCTTTTCGCTCAATTTGAGCTTTCCCTCCGCCTGGCGGCGGCGCACTTCTTCCATGGTCGTACGGATCAGTTTTCTCTGGCCAGCCCCATCCCCTGTCAACACCGGAGGTTTCATTTCCGGCGGACGAAACACCCGGACATTGCCGTCGGTGGGGGGGGGCGGGCCGGGCCGTAGTTCTTTCTTGTCCAAGTCTTCTGACACAGGCAGAATCGGTTTTCTTTTCCGAATAAGCGGCTCGTTGCGGGCCAGAGGCTCTCGTGTGGGCTTCTTCATGGGAATG from Terriglobia bacterium harbors:
- a CDS encoding RNA chaperone Hfq; this encodes MEEVRRRQAEGKLKLSEKATSSPVRGQHAPDLTNAEYQYLSELVQTKALVVVKLMNGETVEGWIEYIDRNFIRLTREGRPNLFIYKHDIKYLEEVKKARADTRQ